From Mytilus edulis chromosome 8, xbMytEdul2.2, whole genome shotgun sequence, one genomic window encodes:
- the LOC139484457 gene encoding uncharacterized protein produces MADKNMVSLITELERRYLECSICTEVFDEDGRTPRLLPCHHSFCSECIKRLGRRKDTLKCPSCNAVHKVESPIDFPKDNTRRDLTSFLQTHSYRNAFKKCCKCGRTVDVTHTCQQCKMDFCEICRQQHITENKSHSLIVNNSETFQEKEDNFDICQIPNHDRAKLKYFCNSANCQSVLCPSCALEDHREISKHALEDIEEVFKKRKQDLGIDVESLRTQILRVKYKLQKVQKTTGTLQDEGDKFHRNLYPIYDRNIKRPLDQYDIAFQRIESKLVTRKDYLCKFLKNASECCSLSEQLINCNSISSFLNVHPTVDGQLKLYLNTQVDSTEDEIDLEVNKFVDDSLRLFERSIQSQENHERDDDEILLVNQVIGNHQDIHLENTIHAYGKNIFLPVATSTSYFIIQLIRIILHIPIKIIINIAIMPVKLITNIYHEYHDNLPLNRMQSVEWQIEQANQIERQWRNRRRNRRRTKRAYNRQYHDDENNQEYCNDIKTITAWPFLLLLIVFLVIPEIALIPLGIREHGKLTELKFDTQVGSQFTCRSADNQTVATVPSEHMLCGSRRRLFKFQGGFSNSSFSPKKESSIEFSIRFHEPILQLQEHGEVSVMAWFG; encoded by the exons ATGGCTGATAAAAATATGGTCAGCTTGATAACTGAATTAGAACGTCGATATTTAGAATGCAGCATATGTACAGAAGTGTTTGATGAAGATGGACGTACACCAAGACTGCTTCCGTGCCATCATTCGTTTTGCTCAGAATGTATAAAAAGGCTCGGTCGAAGAAAGGATACACTTAAATGTCCGTCTTGTAACGCTGTGCATAAGGTGGAGAGTCCTATAGATTTTCCAAAAGATAACACAAGAAGGGATTTAACGTCATTTTTGCAGACTCACTCATATCGTAATGCCTTCAAAAAATGCTGCAAATGTGGTCGTACTGTGGATGTTACTCATACATGTCAACAGTGTAAGATGGATTTTTGTGAAATATGTCGGCAACAACACATAACAGAAAACAAATCGCACAGCTTAATTGTTAACAATTCTGAGACATTCCAGGAGAAAGAAGACAATTTTGATATTTGTCAGATTCCTAATCATGACCGGGCGAAATTGAAATATTTCTGTAATTCTGCAAATTGTCAAAGTGTTCTGTGTCCTTCATGTGCACTCGAGGATCATCGGGAAATCAGTAAACATGCTCTGGAAGACATTGAAGAAGTtttcaaaaagagaaaacaaGATTTGGGTATTGACGTTGAATCCCTTCGAACGCAAATATTACGTGTCAAATATAAACTACAAAAGGTCCAAAAGACTACTGGTACTCTCCAAGACGAAGGGGATAAGTTCCACAGAAACTTGTACCCAATATATGATAGAAATATCAAAAGACCTCTTGATCAATATGATATTGCTTTCCAAAGAATAGAATCAAAATTAGTTACAAGAAAAGATTACTTATGTAAATTTCTTAAAAATGCAAGTGAATGTTGTAGTCTTTCTGAACAATTAATTAACTGCAATAGTATTAGCTCCTTTTTGAACGTCCATCCAACAGTAGATGGTCAATTGAAACTGTACTTAAATACCCAAGTTGACTCAACTGAAGACGAAATTGATTTGGAGGTGAACAAATTTGTTGACGATAGTCTTCGATTGTTCGAGAGAAGCATACAGAGTCAGGAAAACCACGAGAGAGATGACGATGAGATACTGTTAGTGAATCAGGTTATAG GGAATCACCAAGACATTCATTTGGAAAATACGATACACGCATATGGAAAAAATATCTTCCTACCTGTAGCAACTAGCACTAGTTATTTTATCATACAATTGATACGGATTATACTACATATACCCATTAAAATCATCATAAATATAGCAATAATGCCTGTCAAGCTTATTACTAATATCTATCACGAGTATCATGACAATTTACCTTTGAACCGAATGCAGTCAGTCGAATGGCAAATTGAACAAGCGAATCAAATTGAAAGACAGTGGCGCAATAGAAGGCGCAATAGAAGGCGCACCAAACGTGCTTACAATCGACAGTACCATGACGATGAAAACAACCAAGAATACTGTAACGATATTAAAACAATAACAGCATGGCCCTttctgttgcttttaattgtgtTCCTGGTTATACCAGAAATAGCACTTATACCACTTGGTATACGAGAACATGGTAAAC TCACGGAACTGAAGTTTGACACTCAAGTGGGAAGCCAGTTTACATGTAGATCAGCTGATAATCAGACTGTAGCTACTGTGCCATCAGAACATATGTTGTGTGGTTCGAGAAGAAGGCTCTTTAAATTTCAAGGTGGTTTTTCAAACTCGTCTTTTTCTCCAAAAAAAGAAAGTTCAATAGAATTTTCGATAAGATTTCATGAACCAATTTTGCAACTACAGGAACACGGTGAA gtttctGTTATGGCTTGGTTTGGATAA
- the LOC139484458 gene encoding uncharacterized protein has translation MATDRRNEDCLDFGDVKRTRSTNVAQLTKLYNELKKNLISYEKMEHAKQLYSKLCERFEQFKLAHLQCLDLCTQSEVIANLEVNYERCHENFVELRDRFSQYIASEKSHEEEIPEERDTVSIDSRLSSRSPVSSQSRFRSAKAKRLIAELKLRKLSEQHELERAQIEIKFRQQYCRGEAKCCIEDCALLDSDEGCKRARAILYSRYGRPHVIARTFIEKLEYDAQIKASNIEGLTKLALEMQKCEITLSQLGFNSDIDNSEILRCIVKRLPMHTRTRWVDIAHSISESGREPRFSDLAKFVDEKSRIASSMYGYDLCRENNQNKTDNRVNIIIMIQLIVSWSKPGFDHAATQPSVNCASTKGSIIKNCLGIIPVLVKGRNGNSCKTFALLDYGADKTLCDERLLQKLNIASKPVTFEMSIVSSSGSTIHGQEVDLQRQLEWMWASDFDDRAREDKNGLSIEDKEAMKMMESSLTQEDGHFKLGLPWRDRETTLPNNMVLAHARLQQLKRKLSSNETLHKMYTTTVNDYIEKGYVKEMTNIESKSKRIYLITQ, from the exons ATGGCTACCGATAGACGGAATGAAGACTGTCTGGACTTCGGTGATGTAAAACGGACTCGTAGTACGAATGTAGCGCAGCTTACTAAATTGTACAACGAATTGAAGAAGAATTTAATTTCATATGAGAAGATGGAACATGCAAAACAATTATATTCAAAGTTATGTGAAAGGTTTGAACAATTTAAGTTAGCTCACTTACAGTGTTTAGATTTGTGTACACAATCAGAAGTTATAGCAAATTTGGAAGTGAACTATGAACGTTGTCATGAGAACTTTGTAGAACTCAGGGATAGATTTTCCCAGTATATCGCGAGTGAAAAATCGCATGAAGAGGAAATACCCGAAGAAAGGGATACAGTTTCAATTGATAGCAGATTGAGTTCACGATCTCCAGTTTCATCACAATCTAGATTTCGCAGTGCCAAAGCTAAGCGACTCATCGCAGAACTTAAACTCAGGAAATTATCAGAACAGCATGAACTAGAGCGTGCacaaatagaaattaaatttaGACAACAG TACTGTAGAGGTGAAGCAAAGTGTTGTATAGAAGATTGTGCATTATTAGATTCTGATGAGGGTTGCAAACGTGCTAGGGCAATATTGTACTCCCGATACGGTAGGCCACATGTAATTGCTAgaacatttattgaaaaattagagTACGACGCTCAGATTAAAGCGTCAAATATTGAAGGTTTAACTAAATTGGCATTAGaaatgcaaaaatgtgaaatcacATTGTCTCAGTTAGGTTTTAATTCAGATATTGATAATTCTGAAATTTTAAGGTGTATTGTTAAACGCCTTCCAATGCATACGAGAACAAGATGGGTCGATATTGCTCATTCAATTAGTGAGTCTGGTAGAGAACCCCGTTTTTCTGATTTAGCTAAATTTGTAGACGAAAAATCACGCATTGCTAGTTCTATGTATGGTTACGATCTTTGTAGAGAAAACAATCAGAACAAGACTGATAATAGGGTAAACATCATAATAATGATACAGTTAATTGTAAG TTGGTCTAAGCCCGGTTTTGATCATGCAGCTACTCAGCCTTCAGTTAATTGCGCATCTACTAAAGGTTCTATAATTAAGAACTGTTTAGGAATTATTCCTGTCCTCGTTAAGGGTCGGAACGGTAACTCTTGCAAAACATTTGCCTTGCTAGATTACGGAGCAGATAAAACTTTATGTGATGAAAGAttacttcagaaattaaatatAGCCAGCAAGCCGGTCACTTTCGAGATGTCTATTGTTAGCTCTTCTGGTAGTACAATTCACGGTCAAGAAGTTGACTTACAA CGACAATTAGAATGGATGTGGGCCTCTGATTTTGATGATAGAGCACGAGAAGACAAGAATGGCTTGTCTATAGAGGATAAAGAGGCTATGAAAATGATGGAGTCATCTTTAACGCAGGAAGATGGCCATTTCAAGCTCGGACTACCTTGGCGCGATAGAGAGACCACGCTACCAAATAACATGGTTCTTGCACATGCCCGCTTACAACAATTGAAACGCAAATTGTCAAGTAATGAGACGTTACATAAAATGTATACGACAACTGTCAATGATTACATAGAAAAGGGATATGTCAAGGAGATGACTAATATTGAGTCTAAATCAAAACGTATTTACCTCATCACCcaataa
- the LOC139484459 gene encoding uncharacterized protein — protein MNSLVGVIIRFRQDKVALAADIEAMFHQVRVREDDCDALRFLWWPNGNLDQKPKIYCMNVHLFGATSSPSCTAYALKRTARDYAQLFDKEVALTVERNFYVDDCLKYVPSEQQAIKLATDLQSMKKMGGFRLTKWLSNRRNILNAIPESERASSVVSLGPSDMLPSDKALGVIWDVNEDKIKFKVKLSDKPLTRRGILSIVSSIFDSFRLVSPVPLRAKAIVQHVCKEKVGWDEQIPQEYVDKWKNSTIVIGYIRNTSRRFETFVANRLSVIQNTTSLDQWRHVDSKQNPADIASRGIDACDRQNLELWLNGPKFLHKNSEHWPRNVLDEELGIAKTDTEIKKEIAVHATTNNAIDNLLGYFSDWIKLRRAIAWFGRFKIYCRNRYLGHHLPCNSGNLNVTELREATYKILAHVQMSYFSDEITNLKKAKPVKKGSRIASLNPVLVNELIRSKGRLNYDLSTCPVILPNTHHVTTLIIRYYHETTGHVGKQQVLAASREKYWILKGSSAVKTVIDRCVPCKRQHGPFCKQQMAPLLEEQMTADKPPFTFVGVD, from the exons ATGAATAGTTTAGTAGGTGTAATTATCAGGTTCAGACAAGACAAAGTAGCTCTAGCTGCCGATATTGAAGCCATGTTTCATCAGGTACGCGTTCGAGAAGACGACTGTGATGCGTTGCGGTTTTTATGGTGGCCTAACGGTAATTTAGATCAGAAACCTAAAATTTATTGTATGAACGTTCACTTGTTTGGGGCTACATCGTCGCCAAGTTGTACTGCATATGCACTTAAACGTACGGCAAGAGATTATGCACAATTATTTGACAAAGAAGTTGCGTTAACTGTAGAAAGAAATTTCTACGTCGACGACTGCCTGAAATATGTACCATCAGAGCAACAAGCTATTAAACTCGCTACAGACCTGCAATCAATGAAGAAAATGGGTGGTTTCCGACTTACAAAATGGCTCAGTAACAGaagaaatattttgaatgcaATACCAGAATCAGAACGGGCTTCATCTGTAGTCAGTCTTGGACCTAGTGATATGTTGCCAAGTGACAAAGCCTTAGGCGTTATTTGGGATGTGaatgaagacaaaataaaatttaaagtaaaactaTCAGACAAACCTCTGACAAGGCGTGGTATACTATCAATCGTGAGCTCCATATTTGACTCTTTTAGACTGGTTTCTCCAGTTCCACTTAGAGCCAAAGCTATTGTACAGCACGTATGCAAAGAGAAGGTTGGGTGGGATGAACAGATTCCACAAGAGTACGTTGATAAATGGAAAA ATTCAACGATTGTTATAGGGTACATTAGAAATACGTCACGACGATTTGAAACATTCGTAGCAAATAGATTGAGCgttatacaaaatacaacatcTCTAGATCAGTGGCGTCACGTTGACTCCAAACAAAACCCTGCTGATATAGCGTCAAGAGGCATTGACGCCTGCGATAGACAAAATCTTGAACTTTGGTTGAACGGTCCAAAGTTTCTTCATAAAAACTCTGAGCACTGGCCAAGGAACGTACTGGACGAAGAACTAGGGATAGCTAAGACTGATACTGAAATCAAGAAGGAGATAGCTGTTCATGCTACAACCAATAATGCCATAGACAATTTGTTAGGATACTTCTCCGACTGGATAAAACTCAGACGAGCTATTGCATGGTTTGGGAGATTTAAGATTTATTGCAGAAATCGTTACCTTGGACATCATTTGCCGTGTAACAGTGGTAATCTTAATGTAACAGAACTTCGGGAGGCTACCTATAAAATATTAGCACATGTTCAAATGAGTTATTTTTCAGATGAAATAACAAACTTGAAGAAGGCAAAGCCCGTGAAAAAAGGAAGCCGTATTGCTTCTCTCAATCCTGTTTTGGTTAATGAACTTATCCGATCAAAAGGGCGCCTAAATTATGACTTAAGCACTTGTCCCGTAATACTGCCAAACACACATCACGTGACTACGCTTATCATCCGTTATTATCACGAAACCACGGGACACGTGGGAAAACAACAGGTGCTTGCAGCTTCTCGTGAAAAATATTGGATATTGAAAGGATCCAGTGCTGTGAAGACAGTTATCGATCGTTGCGTACCATGCAAACGACAACATGGTCCGTTTTGTAAACAGCAGATGGCACCCCTACTCGAGGAACAGATGACTGCAGACAAACCTCCTTTTACCTTTGTCGGAGTTGACTAA
- the LOC139484460 gene encoding uncharacterized protein, with product MLHKDIIWTFNPPYASHRGGALERMIRSTRNILKSLINQQLLSDEQLVTFMAETERIMNDRPITAISDDCRDLPVLTPNMLLLMKSNTSTPQGVFDKKDIYAKRWWKQIQHLANEFWKRWLREYLPTLHQRSKWQREQRDVEIDDIVLVADGRIQRGQWPLGRIVEVTRSRDGHIRICVVKTSYIYIYSQSQIFRPINKLCLLECSK from the coding sequence ATGCTACACAAGGACATTATTTGGACATTTAATCCCCCATATGCAAGTCACCGCGGTGGTGCATTGGAACGAATGATTCGTTCAACAAGGAACATTTTAAAATCACTGATTAATCAACAACTACTTAGCGATGAACAATTAGTGACATTTATGGCCGAAACTGAGCGTATAATGAATGATAGACCGATAACAGCAATAAGTGACGATTGTCGTGATTTACCAGTTTTAACGCCAAATATGCTATTATTGATGAAGAGCAACACGTCAACACCACAAGGTGTGTTTGACAAAAAGGATATATATGCAAAACGATGGTGGAAACAAATACAACACCTAGCGAATGAATTCTGGAAACGTTGGTTGAGAGAATACTTACCAACCCTACATCAAAGAAGCAAATGGCAGAGGGAACAACGAGATGTTGAAATAGACGATATTGTTTTAGTTGCTGATGGACGTATACAGAGAGGACAATGGCCTTTAGGTAGAATAGTCGAGGTCACAAGGAGCCGTGATGGTCATATCCGTATCTGTGTGGTCaaaactagctatatatatatatatagtcagtcACAGATTTTTAGACCTATAAATAAACTATGCTTACTCGAGTGTTCTAAATAG
- the LOC139487159 gene encoding uncharacterized protein, which produces MAKYLMHIFALFWFFVLATCIFIFVREILLIPLTLIEHGKLTGLKFDTHVTSQFACRSADNQTVATKPTGKMSCGSTSRLYKYEGVFANTSFFHQQESFVEFSIKFNQMSFKRKEFNELLIFEFGLTNDSISTHLLFPAYFSVSGVSCQNKFGVCLSIGNMVLIESKDIFKSETNSHFAEGHFILYYQPSDLSLLFLAKFPYTKTTIELHRIQPFKFKHPLWPVFATYTKHVVFMTIKTNQVGFDGYTLYPSLYISEDNKTMSNKNFSGTYPSDYFKTPVIFTRPKNFGTSRTIQTKIIIDFEDSNSGNLLFKLGIGKHDGGVFKRTVLLECSKCVWKYLFGYLPTDGYCLSFGSDKVMVGNPLSLFLHYDRAGFIEVSVVNYNFGYSRRVFHFGQFYNQPLKVYVEKVDAKDIVISSTKNSNIFNIYNFFLCLIVIIFFL; this is translated from the exons ATGGCCAAATACCTGATGCATATTTTTGCCCTATTTTGGTTTTTTGTATTGGCCACTTGTATTTTCATATTTGTGCGGGAAATACTATTGATACCACTCACCCTTATAGAACACGGAAAAC ttaCTGGATTGAAATTCGACACTCATGTAACAAGTCAATTTGCATGTCGATCAGCTGATAATCAGACTGTAGCTACAAAACCAACTGGAAAAATGTCTTGCGGTTCGACAAGTAGACTTTATAAGTATGAAGGTGTTTTTGCAAACACATCTTTTTTTCATCAACAAGAAAGTTTTGTAGAATTTTCTATCAAATTCAACCAAATGTCTTTTAAACGAAAAGAGTTTAATGAATTACTTATTTTTGAATTTGGATTAACAAATGACAGCATTAGCACACACTTATTGTTTCCAGCATATTTTTCTGTCAGTGGTGTCTCTTGTCAAAACAAGTTTGGCGTCTGTCTTTCAATTGGAAATATGGTTTTAATTGAAAGTAAAGACATTTTCAAAAGTGAAACCAATTCACATTTTGCTGAAGGGCATTTTATACTTTATTATCAACCTTCTGATTTGTCACTTTTGTTTCTTGCTAAATTTCCATACACAAAGACAACCATAGAGTTGCATAGAATTCAACCCTTCAAATTTAAACATCCATTATGGCCTGTTTTTGCTACATATacaaaacatgttgttttcatgACCATTAAAACAAATCAAGTTGGGTTTGATggttacactttgtacccgagTTTATACATATCTGAAGATAATAAAACTATGTCTAATAAAAATTTTAGTGGCACGTATCCAAGCGACTATTTTAAAACTCCTGTGATATTTACTCGCCCTAAAAACTTTGGAACCTCGAGAACTATTCAAACAAAGATAATTATTGATTTTGAAGATTCAAACAGTGGCAATTTATTATTTAAGCTCGGGATAGGGAAACATGATGGCGGAGTTTTTAAAAGAACTGTACTATTAGAATGTTCAAAATGTGTTTGGAAATATCTTTTCGGCTATTTGCCTACAGATGGTTATTGCCTGTCATTTGGGTCTGATAAGGTTATGGTAGGAAACCCACTCAGCTTATTTTTACATTACGACAGAGCTGGTTTTATTGAAGTCTCTGTTGTAAATTATAACTTTGGGTACAGTCGACGAGTCTTTCATTTTGGACAGTTTTATAACCAGCCTCTTAAAGTTTATGTTGAAAAAGTTGATGCGAAGGATATTGTTATATCTTCAACTAAAAATAGCAATATATTCAAcatttacaacttttttttatgcttgattgtaataatattttttctttag
- the LOC139484461 gene encoding E3 ubiquitin-protein ligase TRIM56-like, whose amino-acid sequence MAFKNTVNLITELERRYLECSICTEVFDEDERIPRLLPCHHPFCSECIKRLGRRKDTIKCPTFNAVHKVKKNGPIDFPKDNTRRNLTSFLQTHSDHNAFKKCSQCGNTVDITFKCQQCNINLCEICRCQHETKYKTHNLIINKSETFREEDDNLDVCQNPHHERAKVKYFCNSSNCQSVLCPSCALDEHRDISKHDLEDIEAAFKQRKSELGNDTKSLRTRISHVESTKQTVLDKTNTLQDEKDDFLQNMDAIYNRGIAELENRRQRLIDRYIIAFKRKESKLLTRKHNLDSFLQNASECCSLSEQLINHNSMSSFLSVHQTLDVHVKRCLNIAVEDSSCDTNDSETNIDFNDYLHTFNGNVELLENTKREEGLESLIEPAKAMALSVYIRSMSLTFPMVYFAPLLQFLTHKSVQN is encoded by the exons ATGGCATTTAAAAATACGGTCAATTTGATTACTGAATTAGAGCGTCGATATTTAGAGTGCAGCATATGTACAGAAGTTTTCGACGAAGATGAACGAATACCTAGGCTTCTCCCCTGTCATCATCCATTTTGTTCAGAATGTATAAAAAGGCTCGGTCGCCGAAAGGATACTATTAAATGTCCGACCTTTAACGCTGTACATAAAGTAAAGAAGAATGGACCAATCGATTTTCCGAAGGATAACACAAGGCGGAATTTGACTTCATTTTTGCAAACTCACTCGGATCACAATGCTTTTAAGAAATGTTCTCAGTGTGGCAATACCGttgatataacatttaaatgtcaGCAATGTAATATTAACCTTTGTGAAATTTGTCGTTGTCAACacgaaacaaaatataaaacgcACAATCTTATCATTAACAAATCCGAGACATTCCGAGAAGAAGATGACAACCTTGATGTTTGTCAAAATCCTCATCATGAAAGGGCAAAAGTCAAATATTTCTGCAATTCTTCAAACTGTCAAAGTGTTCTTTGTCCTTCATGTGCACTAGATGAACATAGAGACATCAGTAAGCATGATCTTGAAGACATTGAAGCAGCTTTCAAACAGCGGAAAAGTGAATTAGGAAATGACACAAAATCTCTTCGAACACGAATATCCCATGTCGAATCTACCAAGCAAACAGTCCTTGACAAAACAAATACACTACAAGATGAAAAAGATGATTTCCTTCAAAACATGGATGCTATATATAACAGAGGTATTGCAGAATTGGAAAACAGAAGACAAAGGCTCATAGATAGATATATTATTGCTTTCAAAAGGAAAGAATCAAAACTTTtgacaagaaaacataatttaGACAGTTTTCTTCAAAATGCGAGTGAATGCTGTAGCCTCTCTGAACAACTAATAAACCACAATAGCATGAGCTCCTTTCTCAGCGTCCATCAGACTTTAGACGTTCATGTTAAGCGGTGCTTAAATATAGCAGTTGAAGATTCATCTTGCGATACAAACGATTCAGAGACAAATATAGATTTCAATGATTATCTTCACACGTTTAATGGTAATGTTGAACTTCTAGAAAACACCAAAAGAGAAGAAGGTTTGGAGTCCTTGATCGAACCGGCAAAAG ccatggcgttgtcagtttatattcgatctatgagtttgactttccctatggtatattttgcccctcttttacaaTTTCTCACACATAAAAGTGTTCAAAACTAA